DNA from bacterium:
AGGCCGACATCATTAGCCGCTTCGGCAAGCACTATCTCATCGGTCCACTGAGAAACCAAAACCAAAGCATCGTCGCCTATCTGACTTTCGAAGCCTTCCGGAATAATGGCTGCTAGCTGCTTTGATTTTAATGAAGTAGAACCAGCGGTCGCGACATTAAAGTCGCGGCGGTCGCGATCGCATGAAAAAAATGCAATAATGACCGCCGCGAGTAGTATAGCAATATTTAGCCTCTTAGAGGTCAAATCGCTTATTCTTTCACGTTAACAGGTTCAACCGGAACCGAGGCATAAGCCGAGGAATCGACCGAAGCAACGATAACCTTATCAAAGACCTTTACTCCGAACTCTTGATTTGCCGACTCCACAAAGTCCAGCATAGCCTTTTCGCGAAGAGTTCTTCTGAGTGTAGATTGAATTCTACCAGCAACCTTATCCATAGGCATAACAGCCGTTTCGCGGATCTCGGTTACCTTCATAACCGACCAACGATTTGTTCTATCCTTGGTGGGACCAACGAGATCCCCCACCTTGGCGCTGCCAACTGCAGCATATAGGTTCGGGAAACGACGCTCTGTTATTTCGAGCACACCACCAGTGTTTTTGGTGTAAGTCCGCATGGATTTTTGTTCAACAAATTTAGCTATATCGTTGCCAGCTTTTACCTTCGAGGCTACACCCTTGGCCTCGGCCTCATCTGCGACCTGAACCTCGATTACGACAACAGTTCTAGGTTGCATAAAGGAATCTGTGTTTGCCTCATAATAACTTTGAACCTCGGCGTCACCCACCTCGACTTTGCCGTAAATATACTGGTTCTGGAAAGTGCTAACCATAATCTCTTCGAGCTCTTTTGTAAACATTTCCTTGTATTCATCAGTATTGCTAATATTTAACTTATCAGCCAAAGCAGTAAGGAAATCCCCTTGCAGGTTACCCTTGGTGAAATTTTCAACATCGACAACAGAAAGAAGTGGTTGTCTTTGATATGCTGGACGAATCTTAACAGCAGAATCGAGTTGAGCAATCGTCCATGATCCATCATCCCATGTTGCAATAACCATAGCTTTTTCATCATCGTCAAAAGTGACTTCTGGAGCTTCTGGTTGATTCGCAACTTCCATATATTTGTTGATTACAACCGCAATAGCCTTTTCATCGAGCTTAAAACCTCTATCGGTGAACATTTTGTTAACGAAGTCCAAGGATTTTGTTCCTTGCATTTCACGCTCGATAGTCGCCTTTAGGTTCGCTTCTGCCTTCTCGAAAGCCTCCTGGGAGCGGGTGCGCGTTCCGATTCTCTTTATGATATGAAAGCCATAGTTAGTCTGGATAGGAGCGGAAATCTCACCATCTTTAAGCGCTAAAACTGCATCCTCAAAAGGTTTGACCATTCTACCAACCGTAAACCAACCGAGGTCTCCGCCTTTTTGAGCACTACCCGGGTCCTGTGAGTGCTGCTGTGCGAGGGCAGCGAAATCTTCGCCAGCCTTGGTTTTTGCTTCAATTTCTTTGGCAAGAGCTTCATCTTTTACAAGAATATGTGCAGCACTGAACTCAGTGCCTTTCTTCTCATAAAGGTCCTTGACCATTTCATCGGTGACATTGATCTTACTGGCAATCTCGGCTTCCCATAAAGCGGTAATCTTGCGCCTGTTTTCATTTCCATCGAGACGGGCAATCAAAGCGGAATCGGTATCGAGACCCTCTTTGTAAGCGCCAAGCAGAAGCAGTTTCTGCTGAACAAGATTATCGATTGCGCCCTTGCGGCCTTCGATAGCCTCTTCGACTGTCTTCCACCGAGCTTGCATCGGGCCAGCAACAGTATTGAGTTCCTCTAAGGATATTGCATACTTGCCAACTTTTGCGACAGTATCCTCAGGGGCTTTTTCACATCCCGTGTAAATCATCATAACAGCCAGAGCCGCTACCAAGATTAGGCATGTTCTTTTCATTCGTCCTCCTCTTTGTCTTTCTTTTTTGTTAATCTTCTATATCTTTCAAAGCTGATTTTAGCTTAGTCAGTTTTCCTACAATTTCCAATTTTTGCGTTTTGCTATTGAGAATAACTTTTTCGGGAGCATTTTTAACAAAATCGCTATTTGACAGGCGTTTTTCAAGGCCTGTATGCACCGATTCGAGTCTTGAAATCTCTTTTTGAAGCCTTTTGCGTTCAGCTTCGATATCAACAATCCCTTCGAGAGGGAAAAATATCATGTTTTCATTAACAACAGCCGTGCCAATTGGCCCATCAGGCCGGATATTCGAAATGATTATAGACTCCACTCGCGAAAGCGAGATAAGTATTTCGGAATGGGCCTTTATTATAGATTCTTGATTCAGATCAAATGGAATAATTATAACATTCCCGATCTTGCGATTCCCGATTCCCACAGAATTTTTAATATTCCTTATTTCCGAAGCAATGGAATTGATAAAATTAAACTCACTCTCTGAACTATCATCGATATACTCTTGATTAACCTCCGGCCAAGGTGCGATAATACACGCAGAAGAATCCAAACCACCCTCTATCGATTCAGATAGCTTCTGCCATATTTCCTCTGTTGCGAAGGGTATAATCGGGTGCCAAAGACGTAGTATTTCATCAAAAACCTTTAAAGCCACCGAAAAAGCTGACTGGTCGCTTTCTTCGAAACGAGGCTTTATGGCCTCTAAATAAATATCACAAAAATCGTTCCAGAAGAATCTATAAAGCACCGTCAAGGCTTCATCCAATCGGAATTTCTTAAAAGCCTCTTCGGACTCTTCCTTGGCCCTCTGGAGTCTAGACAATATCCATCGGTCGAGAAGATGTTCTTTAGAAGGATTTTTTATATCATCCGCGGCTATCATGCCATCGAGATTGTTGAAAATTAACCTTCCGGCATTCCAAAGCTTATTACAGAAATTCCTGCCCTGAGCAAAACTATTCATATCGACAAAGAGGTCCTGCCCTGCTCCCGCCTGAGCTATTAAGGTAAAACGCAAGGCATCTCTGCCATATTCCTCGATCACATTAAGAGGATCGATACCATTCCCAAGCGACTTACTCATTTTACGCCCCTGGGAATCTCTCACTGTGCCATGTATGTATATCGAACTAAAGGGTGTCTCACCCATAAAATGCTCAGAAGCCATAATCATGCGCGCGACCCAGAAGAAAATAATCTCACTTGCAGTTACCAAAACATCTGTTGGGAAAAAGTTTTTGATGTCTTCCGAATCGATATCCGGCCAACCCATTGTTGCGAAAGGCCAAAGCCAAGAGCTGAACCATGTGTCGAGAACGTCATCCTCTTGACGAATATTCTTACTGCCGCAATAAGGACACTCCACTAGGTTATCGCGCGAGACAATCGGCTTGTCGGTGCAATCGCAATACCACACGGGAATCCTGTGCCCCCACCATAACTGTCTGCTAATACACCAGGGTCTTATGTTATCGAGCCAATTGTAATAAACACCGTGCCATCGGTCGGAATAGAATTTAGATAATCCCCTCTTAACGACTGCGATTGCAGGTTCTGCAAGTGACCTCATATCAACAAACCATTGATTGGAAAGAAATGGTTCAACTAAAGTTTTGCATCGATAGCAGTGCCCTGCGGCCAGTTCGTGCGGGACAATCTTGATGAGAAGACCTTTGTCATCGAGTGCTTTGATCACCGCTTTCCTTGCCTCGAATCTGTCCATTCCTTCAAAAGAACCACCGTTCTCATTGATCTTGCCATCAAGAGTAAGGATATTTATCTGCTTTAAATCGTGTCTTTTCCCAATCTCGAAATCGTTCGGATCGTGAGCGGGTGTTATTTTGACCGCACCAGTTCCAAACTCCTTATCGACATAATTATCCGCGATAACCTCGAATGTTCTGTCAATGAGAGGATGCACAACCTTCTTTCCAACAATATCCGTATAGCGTGGGTCATCGGGATTAACCGCCACAGCTGTATCTCCGAGCATGGTCTCCGGTCGTGTTGTGGCACATTCGATGAAACTACCATCCTCAAGGGGGTATTTGAAATACCAGAGCGAGCTTTGAATCGATTGATGTTCAGCCTCTTCATCGGAAAGGGCTGTTTTACATTTTGGGCACCAGTTAATAATGTAATTCCCTCGATATATAAGCCCTTCTTCGTAGAGGCGAACGAACGCTTCGCGCACCGCCTTTTCATAACCCTCGTCGAGAGTGAATCTTTCGCGTTGCCAGTCGCAACTACACCCGATTTCCTTGAGTTGTTCTATTATCCGGCCACCCTTTTTCGCCTTCCACTCCCAGAGCCTCTCGACGAATGCTTCGCGTCCTATTTCTTCCTTGCTCTTGCCTTCTTTGGCAAGCTCTTGAACGACCATATGTTGAGTGGCTATCCCAGCGTGGTCAATCCCCGGAAGCCAAAGCGTTGAATATCCCTGCATTCTAGCACGGCGAACAAGCACATCCTGAATGAGATTATTCAAAGCATGTCCGATATGCAGAACATCGGTAACATTAGGAGGTGGAATAACGATAGAATACTTTTTGCCCTTTTTCGCCGGCTTATAATATCCACCTGCCTCCCAAAATTCGAGCCATTTGGATTCAGTGGATTTGGGGTCGTATGTTTTGTTTAAATCAGATGACATATTACAAAAAAAATTTGTTAAATTCAAAGGGTTACCAACTCTGTCCCACTATAGATTTTTGAAACTAATCAATACGTATATAATTGTCAAGGCCAATTTCCAGTTCGAGATAATTTGATATTTTCTTTTTTAATTAATCGCAGGCTATTCGGAATTCTCTTTTTTAATCCCCATTCGAGCAGTATATTTATTTAGTATATTTGTTGGTTGTGGCTAACACCTTCGAGCCGCTTAAAATCGCTAAGAGAAAAGAGAATAT
Protein-coding regions in this window:
- a CDS encoding peptidylprolyl isomerase — translated: MKRTCLILVAALAVMMIYTGCEKAPEDTVAKVGKYAISLEELNTVAGPMQARWKTVEEAIEGRKGAIDNLVQQKLLLLGAYKEGLDTDSALIARLDGNENRRKITALWEAEIASKINVTDEMVKDLYEKKGTEFSAAHILVKDEALAKEIEAKTKAGEDFAALAQQHSQDPGSAQKGGDLGWFTVGRMVKPFEDAVLALKDGEISAPIQTNYGFHIIKRIGTRTRSQEAFEKAEANLKATIEREMQGTKSLDFVNKMFTDRGFKLDEKAIAVVINKYMEVANQPEAPEVTFDDDEKAMVIATWDDGSWTIAQLDSAVKIRPAYQRQPLLSVVDVENFTKGNLQGDFLTALADKLNISNTDEYKEMFTKELEEIMVSTFQNQYIYGKVEVGDAEVQSYYEANTDSFMQPRTVVVIEVQVADEAEAKGVASKVKAGNDIAKFVEQKSMRTYTKNTGGVLEITERRFPNLYAAVGSAKVGDLVGPTKDRTNRWSVMKVTEIRETAVMPMDKVAGRIQSTLRRTLREKAMLDFVESANQEFGVKVFDKVIVASVDSSAYASVPVEPVNVKE
- a CDS encoding valine--tRNA ligase, which codes for MSSDLNKTYDPKSTESKWLEFWEAGGYYKPAKKGKKYSIVIPPPNVTDVLHIGHALNNLIQDVLVRRARMQGYSTLWLPGIDHAGIATQHMVVQELAKEGKSKEEIGREAFVERLWEWKAKKGGRIIEQLKEIGCSCDWQRERFTLDEGYEKAVREAFVRLYEEGLIYRGNYIINWCPKCKTALSDEEAEHQSIQSSLWYFKYPLEDGSFIECATTRPETMLGDTAVAVNPDDPRYTDIVGKKVVHPLIDRTFEVIADNYVDKEFGTGAVKITPAHDPNDFEIGKRHDLKQINILTLDGKINENGGSFEGMDRFEARKAVIKALDDKGLLIKIVPHELAAGHCYRCKTLVEPFLSNQWFVDMRSLAEPAIAVVKRGLSKFYSDRWHGVYYNWLDNIRPWCISRQLWWGHRIPVWYCDCTDKPIVSRDNLVECPYCGSKNIRQEDDVLDTWFSSWLWPFATMGWPDIDSEDIKNFFPTDVLVTASEIIFFWVARMIMASEHFMGETPFSSIYIHGTVRDSQGRKMSKSLGNGIDPLNVIEEYGRDALRFTLIAQAGAGQDLFVDMNSFAQGRNFCNKLWNAGRLIFNNLDGMIAADDIKNPSKEHLLDRWILSRLQRAKEESEEAFKKFRLDEALTVLYRFFWNDFCDIYLEAIKPRFEESDQSAFSVALKVFDEILRLWHPIIPFATEEIWQKLSESIEGGLDSSACIIAPWPEVNQEYIDDSSESEFNFINSIASEIRNIKNSVGIGNRKIGNVIIIPFDLNQESIIKAHSEILISLSRVESIIISNIRPDGPIGTAVVNENMIFFPLEGIVDIEAERKRLQKEISRLESVHTGLEKRLSNSDFVKNAPEKVILNSKTQKLEIVGKLTKLKSALKDIED